TACAACACTTGCTTAATAGAGCTTGTTGTGGCAAGTAATACATCTAAAGACTCATTATACTTATTCTGGGCATTTAAATAATCTTCACTTGCCAATGTTACATCTCTTTCTAGGGTCGCAATACGCGCTTCTTTAGAAGCATAAGTACCAAAAGTACTTCTCATTGCCCTCAGGTTGGACTCGACCTCTTGTACATCCTGCCTCGCAATCGCTATTTGAGTCTCTAACTCTCTACGTCTATTTTTGAGCTCATCAGCACTCATGTCAGACCCTTCTGATGATGTATCTGTTGATGTAATCTTTTTTTGTAGCTCTCTTCTTAATACAACAATAGAATCTCGTAATGTGCTATTTTGAGAGCCTTCCAAGATATATCTTTCATTCAATACATTTATCCGATTCCTTATTTCTATAATTTCGGAATTCTGGTCACTCCCTAAAATATCACTACCACTCCCAAAAGACTCCAATCTCGCATTGACTGATTTTAGAGAATATTCTAAGCCCCTCAGGTTCTTTTTTTCTTCTTCTAGAGTTGTTTCAAGCTCTTTTATCCGTTCAATTTTACTCGTACTCTCCAAGTTAATGTCAAACACTTGGCTTGATGCTTTAAACTCTCTAAGAGCTTCAGATTTCAAGTCTAATTCCTTCTTTTTTTGCTCTACCAGTTGGGCAAATGTTTTCACAGATTCAGAACTTCTTTGTGTTCGGAGTGAATTATAATATCTCAAAAACTCTTCGCACAAGGTATTTACCAAAAAAGCAGATAGCTCTGGGTTATCAGAAAAAGATGTAATGGAAACATAGTCTGTATACCTTACTCTCGATACGCGTAACATTTTTCGTAAAGAACGGCTTCCATAACCATAGGCTTCCATTAGTTCGAGTAGTACCTTATCATCTTCGGAAAAGAGACTCAACATCTCCATATTTTGCAACTTCCGTTCGATCGTATCGGCTAATACCTTAAAATTCTTACCAGCTAAAACCTTGTTCTCCGCCTTCTTTTTTGGGGTTAATTCTCGAAAACTCTTCTCTGTTTTTAGATCATGAATCAATAACCTATAAGACAGCAAGCCAATTACCATTGGAGAGTTGATAGTCTCTATCAGGTTATCAAATTTTACATTGATTTCATATAAATTAAACCGCTCTTCATTGAGCTTAACCTGATCTGTGATAGTATATCCAGTGGCTAGTTGGGCAGAAGACCGGTATGTTCTCTCTAGGTTAAGGGTAAAAAAAAAGGCTATGACCCCCGTGATCAAAGGAACCCCTATCCACAATATCCTCCTGCGATATAATAATTTTACAATATAAAATATATCCATATACGATATCTGTTATATAAATTACCGTAATTGTAGTCTACAAAAGCTAAAACCAGAGGTAATTTAAAACAATTTACTGGGAAGGGGGGTGCTTCTATTTGTTAAATTATATTAACAGAATTATAACAATTTAAATAACCGCTATTTTAACGTATTCTAAGCCACTAGAATATACCATATAAATCCCTAAGTACAGAGCTGTTAAGTGTGCTAGTTAATCAAAAATGGATTATTTCGACAGTAAAACTTTCTTACTATAAATAAAACATATTGTTTTATAATTTATCTTATGTTAAATAGAAAGATTAATCATCTTATTTAACACTATCCTCTACTCCATTTTAACTGTTAAATTATTAATTTTAAACTCCATTATTGAAGCCAAATAAAATCATATGCTTTTAGAAATAGTTTTTTGGTGCTGTCTTTTCATTGTCACATACAATTATATTGGATACAGTTTTATCACCTATTTTTTTATTCTTTTAAAGAAAAAGCCATCCCCATCTATAAGCATTGCTGACGCTGACCTTCCTGAGGTAACCTTAATTATACCTGCTTATAATGAAGAACGTTTCATTGAAAAAAAAGCCCAAAATACCTTAGCCCTCTCCTATCCCAAAGACAAACTACAAATAATATTTATTACCGATGGTTCTACCGATAACACTCAACAAATAATAAAAAAATATCCACAGTTTATTTTGCTACATAGTGACAAAAGAGCTGGAAAATCGGCTGCTGTCAACCGAGCAATGCAACATGTAAAAACACCTGTCGCTATTTTTTGCGATGCAAATACACTGCTGAACGAACATGCCATCGTAGAAATTTCGAAACACTATGCCAACCCTGAAATTGGCGGAGTAAGCGGTGAAAAAAAGGTGATAGCAGAAAGTGAAGATGGTGCCGCTGGCTCGGAAGGAATCTATTGGAAATATGAGTCCATGCTCAAAAAATTGGATTCGAAACTGTACTCAATAGTTGGAGCTGCAGGTGAGCTCTTTTCAGTAAGAACCGACCTCTATGAGCCGATAGAAGAAGATACTATTCTGGATGATTTCATGATTTCACTGCGTATCAACCTGAAAGGATATCGGGTTATTTATGAGCCAAAGGCTTATGCAATGGAAACACCTTCCAGTTCTATAAAAGACGAGCAAAAAAGGAAAGTAAGGATCTGTGCCGGAGGTTTTCAATCCATGTCCCGCCTACTTCCGCTCCTCAATTTTTTCAAACACCCTGCACTCACGTTTTTATATATTTCCCACAGAGTTCTGCGCTGGACGCTAAGCCCACTGAGTTTGTTGGTACTGTTTCTTATCTGCCCATTCCTTTGGAAAGCAGGAATTGTTTACCAAGCTATCATTATTGCCCAACTTGGATTTTATGCTAGTTCACTCCTCGGTTGGATACTTGCTAAAAAGAATATAAAAGTAAAGTTACTTTACATCCCCTATTATTTCACCTTTATGAACTTATCTGTATTTGCCGGTTTTTTCAAGTTTATCAGAGGAAAGCAGTCTGCTGTTTGGGTGAGATCAGACAGGAAACAATTATCAA
This genomic window from Flammeovirgaceae bacterium SG7u.111 contains:
- a CDS encoding AAA family ATPase, whose protein sequence is MDIFYIVKLLYRRRILWIGVPLITGVIAFFFTLNLERTYRSSAQLATGYTITDQVKLNEERFNLYEINVKFDNLIETINSPMVIGLLSYRLLIHDLKTEKSFRELTPKKKAENKVLAGKNFKVLADTIERKLQNMEMLSLFSEDDKVLLELMEAYGYGSRSLRKMLRVSRVRYTDYVSITSFSDNPELSAFLVNTLCEEFLRYYNSLRTQRSSESVKTFAQLVEQKKKELDLKSEALREFKASSQVFDINLESTSKIERIKELETTLEEEKKNLRGLEYSLKSVNARLESFGSGSDILGSDQNSEIIEIRNRINVLNERYILEGSQNSTLRDSIVVLRRELQKKITSTDTSSEGSDMSADELKNRRRELETQIAIARQDVQEVESNLRAMRSTFGTYASKEARIATLERDVTLASEDYLNAQNKYNESLDVLLATTSSIKQVLYGQPPQEPEPSKRLMTVALSGATSFVLCILGILLLDFIDTSIKTPSYFGKSVPLKLIAVINRLNIKKTQGFEDVFSKSLEGQNQSMALFVESVRKLRYEIEATDKKVILFVSSRKGEGKTSLVHSLAYMFSRSRKKVLVVDTNFSNNDLTVALGAKPVLETMMEKGDIQAMKKGIIASIIKGIDVLGCEGGNYSPSEVFPDNVFGEGIKELKKEYDYILLEAAPISDYSDAKELIDSVEGVIGIFSSRTSIRQSDKETISFLSKLDIDKKLIGVVLNSVEKENLEH
- a CDS encoding glycosyltransferase family 2 protein; protein product: MLLEIVFWCCLFIVTYNYIGYSFITYFFILLKKKPSPSISIADADLPEVTLIIPAYNEERFIEKKAQNTLALSYPKDKLQIIFITDGSTDNTQQIIKKYPQFILLHSDKRAGKSAAVNRAMQHVKTPVAIFCDANTLLNEHAIVEISKHYANPEIGGVSGEKKVIAESEDGAAGSEGIYWKYESMLKKLDSKLYSIVGAAGELFSVRTDLYEPIEEDTILDDFMISLRINLKGYRVIYEPKAYAMETPSSSIKDEQKRKVRICAGGFQSMSRLLPLLNFFKHPALTFLYISHRVLRWTLSPLSLLVLFLICPFLWKAGIVYQAIIIAQLGFYASSLLGWILAKKNIKVKLLYIPYYFTFMNLSVFAGFFKFIRGKQSAVWVRSDRKQLSTP